The Stigmatopora argus isolate UIUO_Sarg chromosome 6, RoL_Sarg_1.0, whole genome shotgun sequence region TTATAAAGACATTGCGGACAACTACTACATTGAGGTATGATTAACAGAGGCAACACCTTGCAATGAATTAAGAGTTATACTCATTTTATGTTTCCTTCTGTCTATAGCGCTTGGATCGCACAGCCTCGCCCTCCACCAGCAGCATTGACTCTGCCAGCGAGCCCAGAGACAAGGGGGAGAGGGCGGATAGAGGAATTCGGGGAGGGGGCGAGGGCCTCCGCCAGAGGGTGCAGAACCTGCCGGGCAACGAACTGTGTTGCGACTGTGGCCAGAGTGCTCCGTGCTGGGCCTCCATCAACCTCGGCGTGCTGCTGTGCATCGAGTGCTCGGGGATCCACAGGTTCGCTTCCTTACGCTTCTGACcgtatgaaagaaaaaaaaatggaacacttTTACCAATTTTATGACATTATCGATTCCTTAGTCACCAATACTACAGCctgccaccatttttttttcaatcctatTCAAGCCTCTCCAATTGATTTGATAGGATACTATGTACCCAATTCATACTTTAGGTTACATTTCACtttaagtgataaaaaaaatacaggtgcattttgatgttttggacattttttcgCTGCTGCAACTGTCAACATTTGAATGCaaaccattttttaacaaaGCGGCACATGGTATCAATGTACCGTTAGATCAATAATTTTATTGTGATACACTGTTCCCGACAATATGATATTAACAAAGTCTGATGTGATTTATAGTTCAATCCAAAGCCCTTACTTACACCCCTAATATAGAAACTTGTCGATTGTGAGATACACTGAGTGAGTGTAGTAATAATCAAATGGTAATATGAATATGCATTTGCTCATAAAGTGTCAAATTTTTCACTTACAGGAGTCTTGGAGTTCATTGCTCTAAAGTACGTTCACTGACGCTTGACTCATGGGAGCCAGAATTACTCAAGGTATGACAGTTTAGGCTCTGTTTGTTCCTCACTTAGTACTTAAAGATCCAACAAAAATGCACCAATTTTTAGAACAAGTCTTTACACGCCTGTCTCTCTCTGCTTTTGCGTTTAGCTAATGTGTGAATTAGGCAATACTGTGATCAATCAAATTTACGAGGGAGCCTGCGAGCAACTCGGGGTAAAAAAGCCTACACCGTCCAGCACGAGGTTAGTCTTTAAGCCTTGGAGTAGCCATAGCTTCATTCacgtgtatttttaaaattggcTCTTTGCTTCTCCAGACAGGAGAAAGAGTCCTGGATCAAGTCCAAATACGTGGAGAAACGTTTCCTGAAGAAGATAAGCGGGAGCGAGGCCTTGGTGGAAGGCGAGAGGAAGACGCGACCGTGGACGGTGAAGAAGTGCCAGCGACACAACAGCTCCATTCGGGCGCCCAACAAAGCCCGCAGGAAATACCGTCGCTACGAGCCCGGCAGCGCCTCACCTGCAAATCTCTCAGCAGGTCAGCGGTGCAATAAGCGATTGTGTGTTAATCAGAAGCAACCTGACTCTTGTGAACCTTTGTCAGCAGCCGCAGCCAAGTTTCGCCGCGATTCCCTCTTCTGCCCGGATGAGCTGGACTCGCTCTTCTCCTACTTTGACACGGGCTCTGGTCCTCGCAGTAAGTCCCTGGATGTCAATAAACTTGATGGCCCAAGTGAAAAGTATTGAAATGGAAATCCAAGGGATGGCGCAATGTGCACGGGAGTCACCCGATGTAATAATTAACGTGTCCGCGGTCTGGCGTGTTTTGGCCCCGCAGGTTTGAGCAGCGACAGCGGCCTCGGAGGAAGCACCGATGGCAGCACCGACATCCTGGTCTTCGGCTCCGTGGTGGACAGCGTCACAGAAGAAGGTATGTTGAGTAAGATGGCCGCATCCGTGAGGACTTGaattgttttgggggatttggaaaaacccctccaaaaaagtcaaatttgctTACAATATGCTCATTCGGGACTACTACGCCATACAATCGTAATATGCTTAAAACACTTTGACCTGGCCAATCAGCTTCTTCGGTTTGCTGAACTGGTTTTGATCTTCTGTTCTTGACCGCCAGAAGAGGAATCAGAGGAATCCTCCAGCGGCGAGGTAGAAATTGAACAGGAAGTATCTTCAGACCCCGAGGATCCCAGGGAGCTCCACCCAGGCGCGCTGCTCCACCGCTCCTCCCGCCTCCACAATTTGCCGCTCATGGCGGAAGCGCTGGCCCACGGCGCAGATGTTCACTCTCCAAGTGAGGAAGATGATGGAAAAACGCCGCTCATACAGGCTGTGGTGGGGGTGAGAGACTTTTCCTTTGTTGGTTATGGGAACAATCATAGCCTGCGCGTGGGTTGGTGTTTTTAATGGAGCCTTTTCTCATCTTCTTCTCCAACAGGGCTCGCTGATAGCTTGTGAGTTCCTGCTTCAGAACGGAGCTGATGTGAACCAGAGGGACATGAGAGGAAGAGGTCCGCTGCATCACGCCACCTACCTCGGAAATACAGGGTATGctgatattgaattgaattcaatgcctttattgtctttATAAAAGTACAATGAGGTCTTTGTTGCTCCTACTTCGTATTACAGTAATAACATAACAAATGTGTGTTGTTGTACAGTCAGGTGTGTCTGTTCCTGAAGAGAGGAGCGTCGCAGAGTGAAGTGGACGAGCAGGGATACGACCCGCTGAGCATTGCTGTGCAAGCTGCCAACGCGGATATCGTGACCCTGTAAGAGAGGTCACCAGTTTGTTTGAGGCACCGTACAGCCTCTTGCATTCTTTTATGTTGCACATTCATTATTCACATCATGAATTCATCTTATATTGGTTGATTTCATAACTCAGTTCGCACGAAGCTGGGCAGCCTACACATATAGATTTTTAAATTTGCATGTTAAATAAATAGTTGCAAATTCGGCACAAGAGATTGAACAGAGTTCAAATTCAGCGTTTTTGGATATTGTTGTCGTACTTTTCTCTCTTGTTAAAGTAGTAAGTTATCAATATTGATCAGAGGGCTCCATGGTGCAAATTGACTCCGTCACTTTTGTCAGAGTGCCCTGGGACAGCTAAAATAATAACGTGTCTTTGAGTATCCTGAAAGAGCTCTATATAAGTccaaagtattattattatcatgaaGTTAATGTTGTGAatatgcattgatttttttatatttatttattttgcattccttcatttcattaaatgttttttaatgatttcattgattataaacatgattaaaatactCGTTAAACCATTTTAAATTGCTAGTATCCATTATaaatataacaaataaataccatgtttaaaattaaatgatcattattattttaacatggAAATAAACACGCTTTTTTTGGGCCTGCTTTCAGCCTGCGTTTGGCACGGATGAAT contains the following coding sequences:
- the acap3b gene encoding arf-GAP with coiled-coil, ANK repeat and PH domain-containing protein 3b — its product is MTVDFEECIKDSPRFRAGIDDVETDVVEIEAKLDKLVKLCSGMIDAGRTYVSANKLFVNGIKDLSQQCKKEEMISDCLEKCGESLQEIVNYHMILFDQAQRSIKQQLHAFIKDDVRKFKDTKKQFDRVREDMELAQVKNAQAPRNKVHEAEEATQALVLSRKAFRHLALDYVLQINVLQAKKKFEILDAMLSFMRAQYTLFQQGFHILDEIDPYMKKLAAQLDQLVIDSAVEKRELEHKHALIQQRTLMQDFSYDDPKLEFNVDAPNGVVMEGYLFKRASNAFKTWNRRWFSIQNSQLVYQKKLKDSLTVVVEDLRLCSVKPCEDNERRFCFEVVSPTKSCMLQAESEKLRQAWIQAVQASIASAYKDIADNYYIERLDRTASPSTSSIDSASEPRDKGERADRGIRGGGEGLRQRVQNLPGNELCCDCGQSAPCWASINLGVLLCIECSGIHRSLGVHCSKVRSLTLDSWEPELLKLMCELGNTVINQIYEGACEQLGVKKPTPSSTRQEKESWIKSKYVEKRFLKKISGSEALVEGERKTRPWTVKKCQRHNSSIRAPNKARRKYRRYEPGSASPANLSAAAAAKFRRDSLFCPDELDSLFSYFDTGSGPRSPAGLSSDSGLGGSTDGSTDILVFGSVVDSVTEEEEESEESSSGEVEIEQEVSSDPEDPRELHPGALLHRSSRLHNLPLMAEALAHGADVHSPSEEDDGKTPLIQAVVGGSLIACEFLLQNGADVNQRDMRGRGPLHHATYLGNTGQVCLFLKRGASQSEVDEQGYDPLSIAVQAANADIVTLLRLARMNEEMREAEAPLGQPGFVKDSRRLKSLPRDRVTSPVLKSFASFLSSHLSSPRS